The DNA region ATAGTCGAACTACAATGATAGTAGTAATGTTTGCACCAGTTTTCTGATTCAAATTATTGTTATtctatacaatttttttttacaatttttttttaattattttaatttgttagaTTAATTGTTATCTAATTGTGGCACCAATTTTTAGATGCAAAGCGGTTAATTGGTAGAAGATTTAGTGACGCATCTGTCCAAGATGATATTAAGTTGTGGCCTTTCAAGGTCATTGAAGGTCCTCATGATAAGCCTACGATTGTGGTCACTCACAAGGGCCAAGAGAAGCAGTTTTCTGCTGAAGAAATCTCatccatgcttttgggaaagaTGCGAGAGATTGCTGAGGCCTTCCTCGGCTCAACTGTTAAGAATGCGGTCATCACAGTCCCTGCTTACTTCAGTGACTCACAGCGTCAGGCTACAAAAAATGCAGCTATCAGTGCCAGCCTAAAGGTGTCACGTATCATCAATGAACCAACTGCTGCAGCCATTGCTTATGGCCTTGACAAGAAGGCTGGCTGGTACAGCAAGAGAAATGTTATGATGTTTGATTTCGGTGGTGGTACTTTAGATGTGTCACTAGTTACCATTAGTTGCGGCATGTTTGATGTGAAAGCCACTGCTGGGGATACTCACCTTGGAGGTGAAGACCTAGATAACAGAATGGTGAAGTACTGTGTCGAGCAATTCAAGAGGAAGAATAATTTAGACGTGACTGGAAACTCCAAAGCACTAAGGAGGTTAAAAAATAGTTGTGAGAAAGCAAAGAGGAGACTTTCATTTACGTCTTCAACAGACATTGAAATTGACTGTTTGCATGAAGGTAGTGATTTTTATACAACTATTACTCGGGCAAAATTTGAAGAACTCAATAGGGATTTCTTTATCAAGTGTATGGAGCCGGTGAACAAGTGTTTGGAGGATGCTAAAATGGACGTAAGCAGCATCCATGATGTTGTTCTTGTTGGTGGCTCTTCGAGAATTCCTAAGGTGCAAGAACTCTTACAAAATGTCTTCAAGGGTAAGGAGCTGTGCAAGGGCATTAATCCGGATGAGGCAGTGGCTTACGGTGCTGCTGTTCAGGCTGCAGTCCTGAATGGGAAGGGAAATGAAAAGCTTCAAGACCTCACTTTGTTGGATGTCACGCCGCTATCTCTCGGTGTGGAGACTGGGCGTGAACGGGACATGACTGTTGTGATACCAAGAAACACTAAAATGCCCGTCAAGAGGAATTATACTGTAACCACTCGGCATGACAACCAAGCAGTTGTTAGATTTGCCGTTTACGAAGGCGAGAGTACAACAACAGTGAATAATTACTTTCTGGGTGATTTTAGGCTCAAAGACATTCCTCCAGCTCTGAGGGGTGTTCCTAAATTCAATATTGTCTTTGATATTGATTCCAATGGGATTCTGAATGTATCTGCTGAAGACATGTTGACTGGCCAGAAGAAGGGGATTACTCTCACCAATGACACAACTTGTGAGGGAATTGAAAGAATAATGTAATAAGAAAGAATCTTATACCATGCTAAAGACTGAAACAagatttgttttatttatgcatgccaattgtGTAATTTATCTCGATAAAATGGTTCTAATGTTTCAACTATTATgttaagggaaattttatttaaactcatgtaACCTTATTCTATACCCAACTTAAACTTAAAATATGAATTGTCttttttaccctattgcataattaccattAAGTACAAGACGAAATTAactataaaactaaaatttatcaataaacccacacccaatAATCAAGCCCTACCATCACGAGACAAAACTATGAGGCACAAAATGATGGAGAAACGAAACATGCAACAAAAGAAGGAATTGAAACCCGAACATCAGTATTAACCTTAACAACAGTCAACACAGATGACTGATCTTACAAGTTTCAAAATGCATCAGACGAGGTATAATCTAGTTACCAATAAAGCACTTAATATTCCTTTCGAAGCATGGAGAATCATACCGCAGGAACTCATCAACTATGCATCATTCCTTTGCATTTTGAAAGAAGAACATAGGCCACCATAGCTGAAGATTGCCTTTATTTGTTAACAGAGGACTATCAGTCTATCAACAACAGAACTTATAGCTGAAGAGGGCACCATATATACACGCTCACCATATATGGTCCTTCTACCCTTAAACATGCATAAGAAAAACTATGATAAACAGTATCTCCACGGATCATATTCTTTCTGGCAGATATAACACCTAAAACTATCAATTCGCTTTGAAGTGAGACCTGTTATAAGTGGTTTACCTCCTCCAGCATGAACGTGTGCACCGATTTTGGGTTGcattggatttttattttacaaatgaGTGTGAAGATAAATTTACAtcatgaattagggttttaatcatccaaaaaaaaaaaattagggtttttgaaataATGACCTAATCCTTCATCTAACAAacaatgcacaaaatcaatagaatcatatacaCACTCTAATAGAGATGCATCCTACCATGGATGGAACCAGGATCTAAAATACAGGAGGGCCGAAGCATAAATctataagtaaaacatacaaaaTTTCAGCAAATATATAAGCCTTTGGAAAAGTTGTGGAGGGACATGGCCACTGCAGGCTCAACATCGGTCCACCCCTGCATCCTATCAATATATGTCAGATTCACTTGTATACGAGTGTGTGTTGACAAGTGCATCGATTTTgtgtatttaaagaaaaaaaaagtaacattTTACGAAAATTTATACAACCAACATGTTTTGGGACTTGGATGAAGCCAATATGTGATTCATATTCCCATCTCCACTCGGTTTGTTAAGGAACAAGTTAGTCCTTTCTTGCAGTGTGGCATTAGGACCATGCTGGACTTCAATTTGATATTATAAGGCCCTTACAccttttttttatcctttttaaaacttccttttatcACTTGCACCTGGACCAAAACTTATTTGCTCTTCATTGTAAGTGGTGGATTACCTAGTGGATATGGCTCATTTTCAACTCACTACTTTTTGGATGCAAGCTATCGAATTCCGAAGACATTTCTGATTTAACTTAGAGTAATAATATGACttgtaataattaaaaaaattgaaaacaaaaacttatttgttcttcattatcttttttttttttttttttcatttagtgCCATGAAATTTCGAAGGCATATCTGGTATTTTGTATATAAAATTCATTTTCTTAACGTGAGAATGGAGAATTGAACTTAATGTTACATCCCACTCCCGATTTTAAAAGTAGTTttaggtttttatttaaaaaattgttttttaggTGGGCCTAGGGAGCCCACCTTGTGTCCCCCGGCCTCTCTCCTCTCTGTGCTCCCCGAGCTCTCTTGCTCTCCTTCAACTCTCACTCTCCcttatctctccctctcgactCTCTCTGCAAGCTCCTCCCCCGAGCacctcacacacacacgcaaGCACCCATTCCCTCCGGCGAGCACCATCAACCACCTGGACCTCCCCAACGGGACCCCAGACCAACATCAGTGGCGAAGCTAcctgagggcgaggagtggcggcctACCGTCCTTCGCCAAAAAAAGCCCCTCCGCTTTCGTCAAAAATGAGAAGTCTTATCCTACTTCAACCATCATCAACCCCATCCCGTGGCTTCGTTGGCTTCGGCATCATGTGCAAGCTTTAAGCTCACTCGATAAGCCGATATTGAGTCCTTAACCGAGAAACCCCAATTTAAAGTCCTCCCAGATTTCGTCGGGGTAGTCTCGAGGAGGGTGGCAAAGGATGGTGGCTTGGGATAATGAGATGGAAGGCTGTATATGGGTGCGAtttcaaaaggaaaattaaactgaatttgaaaaaaaatccagATTGAATGAGGGTTGGATGGGTTGAATTTGGGTGGTATAGGCTTCTTGGTGGTGGCCCTGGTGGGAGAGGATGATGGCTTGGGATAATGGGATGAAGGCTAGtagttaggggtgggttcggttcaaattggttcggttttttgctaaaaccgaaaccgaaccgaaatttcagttcggttcggttcggttaaATTTTTTtccggtttttttcggttcggttttttccggttcggttttggttttttttcaaaaaaatgaaaaaaatttgaaatcttaaattttaacatatccaacacaatcataacataaatatTCTGACTAGACTtaaagataatgaaaataaacatttaaagttcaactagaattataacataaaggtttttttaaaatattttgggTTTAAAGTTTAACTGTAAATAGATTTCTTTTTAGACGATGATGATAAAGTACGACCTTATtcattcctctctttctctcaatctctctctctctctctctctctctctctctctctctctctctctctctctctctctctctctctctctctctctctctctctctctctatatatatatatatatatacatgtattctTCACTAGTAATAAGATAAACATTCTATAATAtgctatttattttgattattgtcTAGTTAacaatttttgatattttctttatctttatggTCCAAATTCTTTTTATCCATATATGTGGTTACATAATATAACTTCTACATTATGTGTTCAGCTTCTACCACCAGCAAATTTTGAAGAGGTGTTCATCAATATTTTTGAATATATTGATATACTTTTCAAAATTGTTAGGCCACGGAAGCTACTATACTTGGCCATAAGTGAgaaagtttgattttttttttttgatctcGTAGCGTTTAATAAACTCATGAGACTTTTATACGTTCTTTGCTTTCCTTAATCAACTGCAGTGCAGTTGAGATATGTGTTCTTATATATGTGTTGCACTTAATGATATAAACTAGAAATATTGCATGTAATGGTATAAGTTCTAATTATTTTGTAGATGGAGAAGCTGACAAGACAATTTGAATTGGAAAGCAAACAAGTCCTACCAAAGCAGCAGTCCGAAGTATCATAttctaatataataaaatcaaataattaaataaaaaaaatattaatttaattatttcggttcggtttggtttggctCGGTTTCTAGACcaccaaaaccgaaccgaaccaaaagagttcggttcgattcggttttttcaattcgattcggtttttttgtttggttcagttttttcagtttcggtttggttcggtttttggtttttttcgattttcggttttttgaacccacccctactagTAGTATTTCAGTGAGGGAGAAGACCTGTTTGGATAGCATGATAGCATATGTTTAGAAAACAGGATAAAGGCTGGTCGATATGTTTGCTTCTTAACATAGTGAAAGTGTAACAAAGAATTAAAGGGACAGATGTGCTGACTTTACTAGCCCATATCATTTGGTCAGTAAATTGGGTACTTCCCGGTGACTACTCAAGTATTATATTTTccccactatttttttttctcttctaaccccatctttttttgttgtttgttaacccatttctcttttttatttatttattattcttgtatgtatttttttcctctttttaagACTCCTAGcttatttattttaaactttcacattatctataaatattgtattaatttttttaaaataatgtaaatattgtTCAATGCTTATTTTACGATAAAAGAAATTCATTTAAATCCATCTAGATTTCTGCCTAAATCTTGCCTAGGCGCCTAGTTGCTAGGCTCCAGTACACTGCCTAACTAGTGCCTAACGTTTTTAAGAATCTAATCCTAACCAATTTAAGCTTGTTACATGGCTTTGATATTATCGCTTACAACCGCATTGGTGAAGAGACTGTTTTCTGTTATGAATATTGATTCAAAACTTTGCACTCTTCAATGTGAAAGCAACCGCTTCGATTGAACCTTACACTCTTTTGAATTTCGCCCCTCCCCTTGgcaaatcctggcttcgccactgaccACCATGGTTGTCCTCCTTCTTCCCCTCTCACGGAACAATGACACCGTCACTATTCAAAGTGTGCTCCGGCGAACCCCAACATAGATAAGTTTCAAAACTACTCTAAAACTTCCCTTTGTGGTCCTCTTAAGTCATTTATGATCATATGTGTGGGTTTTGGACGTGAAAACTATGAAGAAACATGTTGGGGAGACTTCCCTGGATTCCAGCGAAGAACCTGTCACTTTCAAGCCAATTTACAGCCAAACCACAATAAGTTgaccggcgtgcaaggtatcaatctcttcgtctcgctgattactacaactttcctttttgaatcacccaatttcgttgagtattgaagaagttatatccattttaatcttacccagtttccgacaaCCTCTGAGGCTTTCGAGGTCttttttttcggccaaaccacggtgagttaGATGTCATGTGAGGTACCATTATCTTCGTCTCATCGAGaaatatgattttcgtttttgaatcactcgattttgttgagtattaaCAAGGTTATAAACGTTTAAAGTTTGTCCAATTTTTCGGCCGAAATCGGGCCTTCTTCTTCTTAAGGTCTACCAAACTCAGGCCCTTTGGGCCGTAACCAACATCGGGCCTTGGCCCACTAAAACCTCAAACCCAAATCTTTTTAAGTCTAGGCCTTGGGCCGGATTACCCAAGCCCAACCcaattattttatctttatttatttatttcttttttaaaaaaaaaaacccaaaggcCCTTAGGCCATTCGAATAGGGCCTTCGGCCCGTGAACTTAAAAAGCCCTTTAAGGCCAGCCCTTTTGGGCAACCCTGAAACGTTTGGGCTTTGGAACACAAACCAACTTCTTTAGGCCCTTTGACCCAAAACCCCTTTAAGCCCTAACCCATTAACCTAACATTTAACCCTAGCCCAAGTCCTTACTAAACCCTTTAACATTTCAAAGCCTAAAATCTAACCGGCCCATACCCTTTATGAGGAATATTTCGTTAGGAAATATTCCATTAAGGAATATTTCGTCAGGGAATATTCTTGTGTTGACTTTTCGGAAATTGAACCAGAACctttcttagggtaattcgacatCTTGAATCCATTTTTtatgtccgttttcccaaattcaatcatttgagtagagttttattaattggaccctttatgtgcttaggtgcaattaatAACGGCGGTTCTGTTATTCCTTTTGGCAAGGCTTTGCACCAACGGTGtacggtgagtggacccctttcaaaaatgcatgttttaatagtagaaatgcatacataaaaaagcatgatttaatgattatgttttatgaaacgttttatgagataacatgcttattgaggctagtttgaattattactatttttcctataatcCATGTTCTTTATAGGATATATGATGGATGCTGATataatatttagaacatgtttcgaacacttctttatagtatagatgatggatgactttatactataaaGATGCTTTTCAAACATagatatgttcaatggttttgtacttacctagtggtccatATTCCGTTACGGGGCGAAGGATAGATTCTGTCACTGGCGAGGTTAcagtgttggcatagggcctgaatGAAATTTTCCTCTGGCAAATTGGCACAAAGACGGAGAGCTGGCATGGGGCCTGGAGTGAGATTGGACATTCACTAgcgattatatatatatgagatgtgttttgagacattgcacgacaTGCTAGATTTCGAAAAACCTATTTTTatcattgttgatgcacaaaaccggaggtcttggaacaacataaatttgaccgtgaatctgcaagaaatgtaaataacacaagatgtatcgtggttcaccccaaagtttgggctacgtccacactaattatgtatttatctgagggagagagagagccctgagagtgagagctttgagagggggtgagagagCCTAAGAATTAGCctcccccaattgtgagggtgattagtcattttatagaataagggctcctcacttattacatatttgccccttcctttattacataattacatttgagtcccccgagtatttgtaagagatctaaatacgaaggccctaaatatggtataaacagtagtcccccaagtcttcagtcaagagaatcttttggctggagacttgaaattcagtccatgtgtgggccgaagtaactagatgctgtc from Malus domestica chromosome 01, GDT2T_hap1 includes:
- the LOC114824385 gene encoding heat shock cognate 70 kDa protein-like codes for the protein MAGKDKAEGHAIGIDLGTTYSCVAVWQYDHVEIIVNDQGYRTTPSHVAFTDAEIVVGDAAFNQLIRNPSNSIFDAKRLIGRRFSDASVQDDIKLWPFKVIEGPHDKPTIVVTHKGQEKQFSAEEISSMLLGKMREIAEAFLGSTVKNAVITVPAYFSDSQRQATKNAAISASLKVSRIINEPTAAAIAYGLDKKAGWYSKRNVMMFDFGGGTLDVSLVTISCGMFDVKATAGDTHLGGEDLDNRMVKYCVEQFKRKNNLDVTGNSKALRRLKNSCEKAKRRLSFTSSTDIEIDCLHEGSDFYTTITRAKFEELNRDFFIKCMEPVNKCLEDAKMDVSSIHDVVLVGGSSRIPKVQELLQNVFKGKELCKGINPDEAVAYGAAVQAAVLNGKGNEKLQDLTLLDVTPLSLGVETGRERDMTVVIPRNTKMPVKRNYTVTTRHDNQAVVRFAVYEGESTTTVNNYFLGDFRLKDIPPALRGVPKFNIVFDIDSNGILNVSAEDMLTGQKKGITLTNDTTCEGIERIM